The nucleotide sequence GGTGACCTGCTCGCCCGGCAAAAAGCCAATGTCTTCCAACTGTCCCTTAATTTGAGGGGCACCTTTGGGTGCGTTAACAACGCTCACCCGATAAAGACTGCCTAGACTGACTTGGTCTAAATTCATGGAATGTATTCAATACGTTTGATTTTGCCTGCTGATAGTTCATTATAGCGACAAATGAGAATGAATATCATTCATGCAAAATGATGGGATTTCAGTGCAATAAT is from Polynucleobacter sp. MWH-UH23A and encodes:
- a CDS encoding FeoA family protein, with amino-acid sequence MNLDQVSLGSLYRVSVVNAPKGAPQIKGQLEDIGFLPGEQVTLLRKGLLKKGPYLVRVGASTFALRHSEARMIEVELVNG